In Epinephelus lanceolatus isolate andai-2023 chromosome 13, ASM4190304v1, whole genome shotgun sequence, the following are encoded in one genomic region:
- the apobb.1 gene encoding apolipoprotein Bb, tandem duplicate 1: MGDSKLCLLLLLSTSALAFAQDDDQPSCPLAQRYKTLHKYEYRYEAESLNAINGASQLKNGPKGACTVVIEVPQTCSFIVRTTGCSLSEVVNMDADGNPVFGPAPTSDAFAAEMEKYPLKVVVEGMYDVKLYPEDGETTTILNIKRGIISALAVPLLEEDKNKHMPTIHGKCRTYSTVNAREDIATDISLTRDLSRCSKFVPIRDDTSPLALISGMHYPLAQLVRSSQTCNYKFDNEKKHMTSGSCTENHILIPFSHKGKYGVTNVGKQELTLVEVSPHNERVFDHSDTVQGLHMEVVKDKSAVQDKDAALNLLRELANLPETEGDRRAHLFHKLVTMVHGMKTETLSPAIPEALAVSRVLTYQVLVQCGTPECSSAIMQILRTFDTSSLEVDASVFALGLVSNPSDLLINDMLEMAKYKPSKPIMYALSNVVKRFYKAEGKLIPEIFSVAEFMAAQLGDCSGDKENTFMTLRVIGNMAPALVSAGPALRSAVIQCVNQPAASPAVQQAAIQVFRLTPVPEEGREVLMQVLLDSASPMQKRIAAYLVLMKDPQPTELAQLADALPKEQDKQVKSFVISHITNILSSTEPETQELRQKILDALQGNEIGSTMDPTKFSRNYKMGSVEGNMIFEGTSYLPKELMLEMTLKAFGFDIDMMEIGMEGKGFEPTVEALFGKNGFFPDTALKTMYFVSDNMPVRVSEILQNILPALKNNRMKRQASQNLMREIGRNLNKLVRDMKTAESPEAMVYMKLFGNELGYLKTNEMEEMAYSAAMMIDSMFKMFPTDIMKALMTKADNTIFAHYIFMDNEFFLPTLTGVPLRIELSGAFTPGIKGGLQIASDMSEVTFMPSAGIEFVTHVGVHIPEYVNSGLEMHTNFFHESGLSAKISMEPGNIKLTIPAPVNPMKVVEMTNTLWAVTGSEMKTIPSMLMDKVDVSECTPFFAGMKYCTALQYTDAFSQETAPYFPFTGDSKFAVELHPTGEVTEYTATVAYELLKEGEEGRQKVDSVKFVLRAEGAAPTEARAIMKYNRRKSIITADIQIPDYDVEAGLRLGVVDGNTKGKGTHSISLDLINKNIPQLSLVGRANLKEMKEGMLQVQLLVPSINADATVTANMKRDEELELELKNEIKVMAASSEQTIKMKYDASKFEVEFKSDVHAEPHSTPYADMIYNYGNKLIDMQVGQTDMKVRHIFKKFGEAANNYMEKYGADMPYIRDFRVPDMPEISLPETLFLNNEAKAVYYFNNERFTITIPLLLGGKSTEDLNFPPVLTTPSLSLPQFGLEITSMEIPIPELVVPEDITLSIPLFGKAEVSTLMKSNLYDMEASMAAGKDVVETPSYSAKFDVKGTSPVDILSIKIAGSGMLATTDSIKVELKSSLTHKFLAASISIVEDATITDKINLKSSSKIEANSPLGLSMALEHTGMTGFNTEEISAENSFDGMFKAGPIYGKTTSTQVFAVYPFRPEAKIDSTVKVDSTIVNAQNTIAANLANGEFSVVSNTNAFEDTLTHVAELSFKDSKLSMKCDANALALGLKIRNQAEASAGAGEVVMRMETNADHSENRVYSLLTASLDVNGLAVNSDATMKLLENDATHKATLKMNKDGLTTSGTTTLQSPLFLENTFNGGLDASKATLSITNKAAMRDTKVDNANTLTITLSSLDFNSKAEATVSEYSSYTHDITIDLKPYTASVNVQNNLKLLEANFNNEAQLQAELYKMELTGSMKATYGEEEFKHTYQVNYVDMTGNAKCSTTGKLFGTHMSQNTELEVIGLAAMITNDARFNSQPMRFDHTIRCSIVPFDVNLDAIFNADGDMTMYGKHSAQLYGKFLLKAQPLAFTSSHECRVSVNQQLDAGFALETTFDNKMDTVLSLQEQKASLRMKSKMNEHAVNQDMSVYNTAERAGIEVSGTFLTNMLNADSTETQEFTMSSFLKYDKNTCSQIIQLPLLENLPAFLESIKGIVVRVAEALQDYINNDVIRAKLEALPELVSDFISQLHIEDKAVQLKQYFTDFTQEYVISMEDVEASLTNLKVSVTKLLADLTFYIENFAVMMKEIILSGTIPETLMQNIQEQMNAINEEYDIKGTVVYVIDTMREMIQQFDLEKLKGSSIAFLCDIDSKFEVKAKLQEILINMKEVIEKFDMQKFVTDLKECISSLQDFIMYQVKGIPAEILRDLTDTIRDMIQDLDIVSKINTFYAKLRELIVKFEADKMVQAVLEKAVDLIKQFRIEETIRDVAKMVKDADILTKFMQVFQNAIDYLKTTEVKDIIKELNMYIETIVQKLKSLDYNDFVETANQVIAEYTVKANELIRTLEIPQKLEATRDFVNLVFASFRGFMESLKDIKVAEMIKSVKDFIDHGVLDNLKGFAEYIKDKITNLDITAEITSYLDFVSKFYKQIITSVKKMFTRMVKTIKEVAPEQKIISEIQQIIEGLLTELKKAELNTPSFFIPFTDLAVPSVKFSMDKLDQFEIPTQLDIPDFTIMGSYTVQATSISLDDIKQRIIALIDFIAHFEINLPDMDAFFGELTMNYLPSMPEITLPEISLPEISFPTIPQVPVEKLVKSLQLPEITLPTIPDQFMVPCFGKLYAEIKFQSPIYTIKTSAEFQNSTESEMTPQFTGFLTSQATSPSADVLNYKLDATARIAIPKMSRIVLAETVKFSNLALGVEHQASVTLYGLSAQAQAKSTIKVTTTPYTADFMNTAFIAIEEGMTGSLETTYQHDVDLPFFSVKSVATATQKAIARQDGYTFTLSVDNTGTGKFNVDDGTHKSNLQLTLTPSTGKLTFSGDTDSSLFKMKQQITAESATFSYFKFNIRNEAEAPVIKNSLWVASGNANLYDMKAELRANHDTELYGAVSGVLSNGIHVVVRPVEFVFEFQNKGNAKVNIFESLTAKIDLQNDYSAIFNPNSQQMNTVTLARLNQYKMFYNFTVNNNENQAGIFVDMDGEANLDFLTSPISIPEIDLPFINYNTPAISDLNLYEQIGLKDILTTTEQSVDVHGKFVYQKSQAAPLVDMMGLIQIPSMGNLITELSVKSAIINLNVNAGFYAEDDLVFRLGATTASVFEGLQAKLDGTTSLTTKRGIKLANSLSLENRHIEGTHDSTISMSTETFETAATVATVAKINLPILNLEANQNLVVDTKTKANAVSTLKMKGDFNIPLIRAIGKAEADHSLKLEGTFEYVSMESVTKANMDGTVLEDYLLSGVLDNDVNLYLNNDGLRSTSKVIADAKLNLGPTKVIGMDVNENLAVEASPSRVYAVLKYTGNNEANLFEFNTKGKHVAQATIDLAPISSLVADIEIDVSQPSSLGDLTIFEKIAAEVTATKQKISSNSKFVSPLYTTNIVAEVEGDAPVFKVTFKSSATSVIVFLEYDMDASTTVNFENEALNMVGKVGLTHADLTMDVNHIITLPLRIEPQTDDSYSRHTLNVDITSPTFTNANLRYTARTDGVSASVSTPSTGFLGLQFSGKVPSLTARVYGRYPSAPEVDVEFLVIRSSSKDADKMNLQIAYNMEAPKVMLTELKTRLPSIISTFTMFADKYEITGKMVELKNSVVDRISEAYNAAINYDTQMSQLSIFFRNIIVQYQKTVQVLLDAVVKVLRETQFKLPGSDEMTTLPEVLKKLTTSIAAMLDTTLQAIYDNMEVSYNSFVEMISSVKLRMPVGDAITGGQIWDQVRTTFKSIFDELVDFVRNMESLDTMLVKMGETLKAIVEKSQEFVDSIKSDYLDAVFVNINNLYLSFVTVLKNGVDQISALNMEQFNSSFEYIMDMLIYVVEQMNNTVYGFLQQASDEVHMKVSDGRLEIDLPFPFQQ; this comes from the exons TATTCCACCGTTAATGCCAGAGAGGATATTGCAACTGACATCAGCCTCACAAGGGACCTGTCCAGATGCAGCAAATTTGTCCCAATCAGAGATGACACCAGCCCACTGGCACTCATTTCTGGCATG CACTACCCTCTTGCCCAGCTGGTCAGGAGCTCCCAGACCTGCAACTACAAGTTTGACAATGAGAAGAAACACATGACCTCTGGGTCCTGCACTGAGAACCACATCCTCATTCCCTTCTCTCACAA GGGAAAATATGGAGTTACCAACGTTGGAAAGCAAGAACTGACTCTGGTTGAGGTCTCTCCTCACAATGAAAGAGTTTTTGACCACA GTGACACTGTCCAGGGTCTTCACATGGAAGTTGTCAAGGACAAGAGTGCTGTCCAGGACAAGGACGCAGCTCTGAACCTCCTGAGAGAACTGGCCAATCTGCCCGAGACCGAGGGTGATAGGAGGGCccacctcttccacaagcttgTCACTATGGTCCATGGAATGAAGACTGAGACCCTGAGTCCCGCCATTCCAGAGGCTCTTGCAGTGTCCCGAGTCCTGACTTACCAGGTTCTGGTGCAGTGTGGAACCCCTGAGTGCAGCAGTGCCATCATGCAGATCCTCAGGACTTTTGACACCTCCTCACTTGAAGTGGATGCCAGTGTTTTTGCTTTGGGACTCGTGTCCAATCCCTCTGACCTCCTGATCAATGACATGCTTGAGATGGCCAAATACAAGCCCAGCAAGCCCATCATGTATGCCCTGAGCAATGTTGTCAAGAG GTTTTACAAAGCTGAGGGAAAACTGATCCCTGAGATCTTCTCAGTTGCTGAGTTCATGGCTGCCCAGTTGGGTGACTGCTCTGGTGACAAGGAAAACACTTTCATGACATTGAGA GTTATTGGCAACATGGCTCCAGCTCTGGTATCTGCTGGTCCCGCACTCAGATCTGCTGTGATCCAGTGTGTCAACCAACCTGCTGCTTCCCCAGCTGTGCAGCAGGCTGCCATCCAAGTGTTCAGGCTGACTCCCGTCCCAGAGGAG GGCAGAGAGGTTCTCATGCAGGTGCTTTTGGACAGCGCTAGCCCCATGCAAAAGCGTATTGCTGCATATCTGGTGCTTATGAAGGACCCCCAGCCCACTGAGCTGGCCCAGCTGGCTGATGCCTTGCCCAAGGAGCAGGACAAACAAGTCAAAAGCTTTGTGATCTCCCACATCACCAACATTTTGTCCTCAACTGAGCCAGAGACCCAAGA ACTGAGACAGAAGATTCTTGACGCCCTGCAGGGTAACGAGATTGGATCCACCATGGACCCCACCAAGTTCTCTCGCAACTACAAAATGGGATCTGTGGAGGGCAACATGATCTTTGAGGGTACCAGCTACCTGCCCAAGGAGCTCATGCTTGAAATGACTCTGAAGGCATTTGGCTTTGACATCGACATGATGGAG ATTGGTATGGAAGGAAAGGGATTTGAGCCAACTGTTGAGGCCCTGTTTGGAAAGAATGGCTTCTTCCCTGACACTGCCCTGAAGACAATGTACTTTGTCTCTGACAACATGCCAGTCAGAGTCAGTGAGATCCTGCAGAACATTCTCCCTGCTCTGAAGAACAACAGGATGAAGAGACAG GCCTCACAAAACTTGATGAGGGAGATCGGACGCAACCTCAACAAACTGGTCAGGGACATGAAGACGGCAGAGTCTCCAGAGGCAATGGTTTACATGAAGCTTTTCGGAAATGAGCTGGGATATCTGAAGACCAACGAAATGGAGGAGATGGCATACTCTGCTGCCATGATGATTGACAGCATGTTCAAGATGTTCCCAACTGAT ATCATGAAGGCACTGATGACCAAGGCTGACAACACAATCTTTGCCCACTACATCTTCATGGACAATGAATTCTTCCTGCCCACTCTCACTGGTGTGCCTCTGAGGATTGAACTGTCTGGTGCTTTCACCCCTGGCATCAAGGGAGGACTTCAGATTGCTTCAGACATG AGTGAGGTGACTTTCATGCCTTCCGCTGGCATTGAGTTTGTAACTCATGTTGGCGTCCACATCCCTGAATACGTCAACTCTGGATTAGAGATGCACACCAACTTCTTCCATGAAAGTGGGCTCAGTGCCAAGATCTCCATGGAACCTGGCAATATCAAGCTGACCATCCCTGCTCCAGTGAATCCTATGAAAGTCGTCGAAATGAC AAACACCCTGTGGGCAGTGACTGGATCAGAGATGAAGACCATCCCCTCTATGCTGATGGACAAGGTTGATGTCAGCGAGTGCACTCCCTTCTTTGCTGGAATGAAATACTGCACTGCTCTGCAGTACACTGATGCTTTCTCTCAGGAGACAGCCCCCTACTTCCCCTTCACCGGAGACAGCAA ATTCGCTGTGGAGCTCCACCCCACTGGTGAAGTCACTGAGTACACAGCCACTGTTGCCTACGAGCTCCTCAAGGAAGGAGAAGAGGGCCGGCAGAAGGTTGACTCTGTGAAGTTTGTTCTGAGGGCTGAAG GCGCAGCACCCACTGAAGCCAGAGCAATCATGAAATATAACAGAAGGAAGAGCATCATCACAGCTGACATCCAGATCCCTGACTATGATGTGGAGGCTGGACTCAGGCTGGGTGTTGTTGATGGAAACACCAAGGGAAAAGGAACTCACTCCATTTCTCTTGACTTGATAAACAAGAACATCCCTCAGCTCTCCCTGGTTGGCCGTGCCAA TCTGAAGGAAATGAAGGAAGGTATGCTGCAAGTCCAACTTCTTGTCCCCTCAATCAATGCTGATGCCACCGTCACTGCTAACATGAAGCGCGATGAAGAATTGGAGTTGGAGCTCAAGAATGAAATCAAAGTCATGGCTGCCAGCTCTGAGCAGACAATCAAAATGAAATATG AtgccagcaagtttgaggttgAGTTCAAGTCTGATGTACACGCTGAGCCACACAGTACGCCATATGCTGATATGATTTATAATTATGGCAACAAACTTATTGACATGCAGGTGGGACAGACTGACATGAAAGTCCGTCACATCTTTAAGAAGTTTGGAGAG GCAGCAAACAACTACATGGAAAAGTATGGCGCAGACATGCCTTACATTCGGGACTTCAGAGTGCCAGATATGCCTGAGATTTCCCTGCCAGAGACACTGTTCCTGAATAA TGAGGCAAAGGCTGTCTACTACTTCAACAATGAGCGCTTCACCATTACTATCCCTCTCCTTCTTGGAGGAAAGTCAACAGAGGATCTTAACTTCCCACCAGTTTTGACCACACCTAGCCTGTCTCTACCCCAGTTTGGACTGGAGATCACCTCCATGGAAATTCCAATCCCAGAGCTTGTTGTTCCTGAGGACATTACACTGTCCATTCCTCTTTTTGGCAAAGCTGAGGTTTCAACTCTGATGAAGAGCAACCTATATGACATGGAGGCCTCAATGGCTGCAGGCAAAGATGTTGTGGAGACTCCAAGCTACTCAGCTAAGTTTGATGTGAAAGGAACCTCTCCAGTTGACATCCTCTCAATAAAGATTGCAG gCTCTGGAATGTTGGCCACCACTGATTCCATCAAGGTCGAGTTGAAAAGCTCTTTGACTCATAAATTCCTTGCAGCCAGTATTAGTATTGTTGAGGATGCAACCATCACAGACAAAATCAATTTGAAATCAAGCAGCAAGATTGAAGCCAATAGCCCACTGGGTCTCAGTATGGCACTTGAGCACACTGGCATGACTGGATTCAACACTGAAGAAATCTCTGCTGAGAACAGCTTTGACGGAATGTTCAAGGCTGGACCCATATATGGCAAGACCACTTCAACTCAGGTGTTTGCCGTCTACCCATTCAGGCCAGAGGCAAAGATTGACTCCACTGTCAAGGTTGACTCCACCATTGTTAATGCCCAGAACACAATTGCAGCAAACCTGGCCAATGGTGAATTCTCAGTTGTGTCTAACACCAATGCCTTTGAAGACACCTTGACCCATGTTGCCGAGCTTTCCTTCAAAGACAGCAAGCTATCAATGAAATGTGACGCTAATGCTCTTGCTCTTGGCCTGAAGATCCGCAACCAGGCTGAAGCCTCTGCTGGTGCTGGTGAAGTTGTCATGAGAATGGAGACGAACGCAGACCACTCTGAAAACCGTGTTTACTCTCTGCTGACTGCCTCTCTTGATGTCAATGGTCTGGCTGTAAACAGTGATGCCACAATGAAGCTCCTTGAGAATGATGCTACTCACAAGGCTACTCTGAAAATGAATAAGGATGGTTTGACCACAAGTGGAACAACCACCCTCCAGAGCCCCCTGTTCCTGGAAAACACCTTCAATGGTGGGCTTGATGCTTCAAAGGCTACTCTATCCATTACCAACAAGGCTGCAATGCGCGACACAAAGGTCGATAATGCCAACACTCTGACCATCACTCTCTCTAGTCTTGACTTCAACTCAAAGGCTGAAGCCACTGTCAGTGAGTATTCCTCCTACACTCATGATATCACCATTGACCTGAAACCCTACACTGCCTCTGTTAATGTTCAAAACAACCTGAAACTTCTGGAGGCCAACTTCAATAATGAGGCTCAGCTGCAGGCAGAGCTTTACAAAATGGAACTGACTGGAAGCATGAAAGCAACCTATGGTGAGGAAGAGTTCAAGCACACCTATCAGGTAAATTATGTGGACATGACTGGTAACGCAAAGTGCAGCACCACTGGAAAACTCTTTGGAACCCACATGAGCCAAAATACTGAGCTTGAAGTTATTGGTCTTGCTGCCATGATCACCAATGATGCCCGCTTCAACTCCCAGCCAATGCGCTTTGACCACACCATCCGTTGCAGCATTGTTCCTTTTGACGTCAACCTTGATGCCATTTTCAATGCTGATGGAGACATGACCATGTATGGAAAGCACAGTGCACAGCTCTATGGCAAGTTCCTCCTTAAAGCACAACCCCTGGCTTTTACTAGCTCACATGAATGCAGAGTGTCTGTAAACCAGCAGCTAGATGCCGGTTTTGCCCTTGAGACCACATTTGATAACAAGATGGACACTGTTCTGTCACTCCAGGAGCAGAAGGCCAGTTTAAGAATGAAGTCTAAAATGAATGAGCATGCCGTTAATCAGGACATGAGTGTTTACAACACTGCTGAGAGAGCTGGAATTGAGGTTTCTGGCACCTTCCTCACAAACATGCTTAATGCAGACTCCACGGAGACCCAAGAGTTCACCATGTCTTCCTTCCTCAAGTATGATAAGAACACATGTAGTcaaataattcagctccctCTACTTGAAAATCTGCCTGCTTTCTTGGAAAGCATCAAGGGCATTGTTGTGCGTGTTGCAGAGGCACTGCAAGACTACATCAACAATGACGTGATAAGGGCTAAACTTGAGGCTCTTCCTGAGCTTGTAAGTGACTTTATTTCTCAACTGCATATAGAAGACAAGGCTGTTCAGCTGAAGCAGTATTTCACTGATTTTACCCAAGAATATGTCATCTCCATGGAGGATGTGGAAGCCTCTTTGACTAATCTGAAGGTTTCTGTTACGAAACTGTTGGCTGATCTCACGTTTTATATCGAAAACTTTGCTGTAATGATGAAGGAGATTATTTTAAGTGGCACAATCCCTGAAACCCTCATGCAGAACATCCAGGAACAGATGAATGCAATTAATGAGGAGTATGACATCAAGGGTACTGTTGTGTATGTGATTGATACCATGAGGGAGATGATCCAGCAGTTCGACCTGGAAAAACTGAAGGGCAGCAGCATCGCATTCCTGTGTGATATTGATTCCAAGTTTGAAGTCAAGGCTAAACTCCAAGAGATCCTAATTAATATGAAAGAAGTAATTGAAAAATTTGACATGCAGAAATTTGTAACTGACCTAAAGGAGTGCATTTCATCCCTCCAAGATTTCATCATGTACCAAGTGAAAGGGATTCCCGCAGAGATTCTTCGCGATTTAACAGATACCATTAGAGATATGATTCAGGACCTCGACATTGTAAGTAAGATCAACACATTCTATGCCAAACTGAGAGAGTTGATTGTAAAGTTTGAGGCTGACAAAATGGTTCAGGCTGTCTTGGAAAAGGCTGTTGATCTCATCAAGCAGTTTAGAATTGAGGAAACTATTAGGGATGTGGCCAAAATGGTGAAGGATGCGGACATTCTTACCAAATTCATGCAAGTCTTCCAGAATGCTATTGACTATTTGAAAACAACTGAGGTGAAGGACATAATTAAAGAGCTGAATATGTACATTGAAACAATTGTGCAGAAGCTTAAGTCTTTGGATTATAATGACTTTGTGGAAACTGCCAATCAAGTTATTGCAGAGTACACAGTTAAGGCGAATGAGCTGATCAGGACTCTTGAAATCCCCCAGAAACTTGAGGCAACAAGAGATTTTGTCAACCTTGTCTTCGCCTCTTTTAGAGGTTTTATGGAAAGTCTGAAAGACATCAAAGTGGCAGAAATGATTAAATCTGTAAAGGATTTCATTGATCATGGTGTGCTTGACAACCTTAAGGGATTTGCAGAatatataaaagataaaattacAAATCTGGATATCACAGCTGAGATTACCTCTTATCTGGACTTTGTGAGCAAATTTTACAAACAGATTATTACCTCTGTCAAAAAGATGTTCACCAGGATGGTTAAGACGATTAAGGAAGTGGCACCTGAGCAAAAGATCATCAGCGAGATTCAGCAGATCATTGAAGGGCTCCTTACTGAACTTAAAAAGGCTGAGTTGAACACACCATCCTTCTTCATTCCTTTCACTGATCTTGCTGTACCTTCAGTGAAATTCAGCATGGACAAGCTTGACCAGTTTGAAATCCCAACACAGCTTGACATCCCTGACTTCACCATCATGGGCTCCTACACTGTGCAGGCCACATCAATTTCACTTGATGACATCAAGCAGAGAATCATTGCACTTATTGATTTCATTGCACACTTTGAGATAAATTTGCCTGATATGGATGCTTTCTTTGGAGAACTGACCATGAACTACCTTCCTTCCATGCCTGAGATAACCCTTCCAGAAATCTCTCTTCCTGAGATCTCATTCCCTACCATCCCACAAGTTCCTGTAGAAAAGCTTGTCAAGTCTCTTCAGCTTCCTGAGATCACACTGCCTACTATTCCAGATCAGTTTATGGTCCCATGCTTTGGTAAACTCTATGCCGAGATCAAATTCCAATCTCCCATCTACACCATCAAGACTTCTGCTGAGTTCCAGAACTCCACTGAGAGTGAAATGACACCTCAATTCACTGGATTCCTCACTTCCCAGGCCACATCTCCAAGTGCTGATGTTCTTAATTACAAACTTGATGCCACAGCTCGCATTGCAATCCCAAAAATGAGTCGCATTGTCCTTGCAGAGACTGTTAAATTCAGCAATCTTGCTCTTGGAGTTGAACATCAGGCATCTGTAACTCTCTATGGTCTATCAGCACAGGCCCAAGCGAAATCTACAATTAAGGTTACCACTACACCTTACACTGCTGATTTTATGAACACAGCCTTTATTGCAATCGAGGAAGGAATGACTGGCTCTCTTGAAACAACTTACCAACATGACGTAGACCTCCCATTTTTCAGTGTCAAGAGTGTGGCCACTGCAACCCAGAAAGCAATTGCTCGCCAAGATGGCTACACCTTCACTCTATCAGTTGACAATACAGGCACTGGCAAGTTTAATGTTGACGATGGCACCCACAAGAGCAACTTGCAACTGACACTCACTCCCAGCACTGGTAAACTAACTTTCTCTGGTGACACAGACTCTAGCCTCTTCAAGATGAAACAGCAAATTACTGCTGAATCTGCCACATTTTCGTACTTCAAGTTTAATATCCGCAATGAGGCAGAGGCGCCAGTCATTAAGAACAGTCTTTGGGTGGCATCTGGAAATGCCAACCTTTATGATATGAAAGCTGAGCTGAGGGCAAACCATGACACAGAGCTTTATGGTGCAGTCAGTGGAGTCCTGTCCAATGGAATCCACGTTGTTGTCCGTCCTGTTGAGTTTGTCTTTGAATTCCAAAACAAAGGAAATGCTAAGGTCAACATTTTTGAAAGTCTGACTGCTAAGATAGATCTGCAGAATGACTACTCAGCCATCTTCAACCCCAACAGCCAACAGATGAACACAGTAACTTTGGCTCGTCTTAATCAGTACAAAATGTTCTACAACTTCACTGTTAACAATAATGAAAATCAGGCTGGCATCTTTGTTGACATGGACGGTGAGGCCAATCTTGACTTCCTGACATCCCCCATCAGCATTCCTGAGATTGATCTGCCTTTTATCAATTACAATACTCCAGCTATCAGCGATCTGAACCTGTATGAGCAGATTGGATTAAAGGACATTCTGACCACCACTGAGCAGTCTGTGGATGTGCACGGCAAGTTTGTTTACCAGAAAAGCCAGGCTGCCCCACTTGTTGATATGATGGGTCTGATCCAGATTCCCTCTATGGGCAACCTAATTACAGAGCTGTCCGTCAAGTCTGCCATCATTAATCTGAATGTCAATGCTGGTTTCTATGCTGAGGATGATCTTGTGTTCCGTCTGGGAGCTACCACAGCCTCTGTGTTTGAGGGTCTACAAGCTAAACTTGATGGCACCACCAGTCTCACCACCAAGAGGGGAATCAAGTTGGCCAATTCCCTGTCCCTTGAAAATCGTCACATCGAAGGCACTCATGACAGCACCATCAGCATGAGTACTGAGACATTTGAAACTGCAGCCACTGTGGCCACTGTTGCAAAGATTAACCTTCCAATACTCAACCTGGAGGCAAACCAAAATTTGGTTGTAGACACCAAAACCAAAGCAAATGCTGTCTCAACTTTGAAGATGAAGGGTGATTTCAACATCCCTTTGATCAGGGCTATTGGAAAGGCCGAAGCAGACCACAGTCTGAAGCTGGAGGGAACCTTTGAGTATGTGTCTATGGAGTCAGTAACTAAGGCTAACATGGATGGCACAGTGCTTGAAGACTACCTCCTTTCGGGAGTCCTGGATAATGATGTTAATCTGTACCTGAATAATGATGGCCTTCGCTCCACCTCAAAGGTTATTGCTGATGCCAAGCTTAATCTAGGCCCCACCAAAGTCATTGGTATGGATGTAAATGAGAATCTTGCTGTTGAAGCCTCCCCGAGCCGTGTGTATGCAGTGCTGAAGTATACTGGCAACAATGAAGCAAACTTGTTTGAGTTTAACACCAAGGGGAAGCATGTTGCCCAGGCTACCATTGATCTTGCACCAATCTCTTCCTTGGTTGCTGATATCGAGATCGATGTGTCTCAGCCAAGCAGCCTGGGTGACCTCACCATCTTTGAGAAAATTGCAGCTGAGGTTACAGCCACCAAGCAGAAGATCTCTAGCAACAGCAAGTTTGTCAGCCCACTGTACACCACAAACATTGTAGCTGAAGTAGAGGGCGATGCTCCAGTCTTCAAAGTCACCTTCAAGTCCTCTGCCACCTCTGTCATTGTCTTCTTGGAATATGACATGGACG CTTCTACTACTGTGAACTTTGAGAATGAGGCTCTCAACATGGTCGGCAAAGTTGGCCTGACACACGCTGACTTGACCATGGACGTCAATCATATCATCACCCTACCCTTGAG GATAGAGCCCCAGACTGATGACAG TTACTCTCGCCACACCCTGAATGTGGACATCACCAGTCCTACTTTCACCAATGCGAACCTTCGTTATACTGCTCGCACAGATGGTGTCAGTGCCTCAGTATCTACCCCATCCACTGGCTTCCTGGGCCTTCAGTTCAGTGGCAAAGTCCCATCTCTGACTGCAAGAGTCTATGGTCGTTATCCT TCTGCCCCAGAGGTTGATGTTGAATTCTTGGTCATCAGATCATCTTCTAAGGATGCTGATAAGATGAACCTGCAGATTGCCTACAACATGGAGGCACCCAAAGTAATGCTCACTGAACTCAAGACGAGACTCCCTTCCATCATCTCAACTTTCACAATGTTTGCTGACAAGTACGAGATCACAGGGAAAATGGTGGAGTTGAAGAACTCTGTTGTTGACCGCATCAGCGAGGCCTACAATGCTGCAATCAACTATGACACTCAAATGAGCCAACTGTCAATCTTCTTCAGGAACATCATTGTCCAGTACCAGAAGACTGTCCAGGTACTTCTGGATGCTGTTGTGAAGGTCTTAAGGGAAACCCAGTTCAAACTGCCTGGGTCTGATGAGATGACCACTCTCCCCGAGGTCCTGAAAAAGCTGACCACCAGCATTGCTGCTATGCTAGATACGACCCTCCAGGCTATCTATGACAACATGGAGGTTTCCTATAACTCCTTTGTTGAAATGATCAGCAGTGTAAAATTGCGCATGCCGGTAGGTGATGCAATCACTGGAGGCCAGATCTGGGATCAGGTCAGAACAACTTTCAAGAGCATCTTTGATGAACTGGTGGACTTTGTGAGAAATATGGAGAGTCTTGACACAATGCTAGTGAAGATGGGTGAGACCCTGAAGGCTATTGTTGAGAAATCTCAGGAGTTTGTTGACTCTATCAAGTCTGACTATTTAGATGCAGTGTTTGTCAACATCAATAACCTGTATCTTAGCTTTGTCACAGTCTTAAAGAATGGTGTTGACCAGATCTCTGCCCTAAATATGGAGCAGTTCAACAGTTCATTTGAGTACATTATGGACATGCTCATTTATGTAGTGGAGCAGATGAATAACACTGTGTATGGTTTCCTGCAGCAAGCTTCAGATGAGGTCCATATGAAAGTTAGTGATGGAAGGCTTGAGATTGACCTTCCATTTCCCTTCCAGCAGTGA